One Solirubrobacter pauli DNA segment encodes these proteins:
- a CDS encoding YaaA family protein, with amino-acid sequence MLILLPPSEGKTAPSDGEPVDVGSLALPGLNKTRERLLDVLSRLKFPGALKYLDVGPGLLAEAQRNLTLREAPAAPAHEVYTGVLYEHLGLGAFADTDRVLIASALWGFVRPSDRIPAYRLSMGATLPRIPSLPALWRDPLRKAVPDEGLIVDMRSGAYTAAWKPKAATLVGVRAFENGKTISHMVKATRGDVARILLSGDPVETPEDVASAVRAAGHEVELSGSGRSWTVDVLK; translated from the coding sequence GTGCTGATCCTGCTCCCACCGTCGGAGGGCAAGACCGCGCCCTCCGACGGGGAGCCGGTCGACGTCGGGTCGTTGGCGTTGCCCGGGTTGAACAAGACTCGGGAACGCCTGCTCGACGTGCTGTCGCGGCTGAAGTTCCCCGGTGCCCTCAAGTACCTGGACGTCGGACCCGGGCTGCTCGCGGAAGCGCAGCGGAACCTGACGCTGCGCGAGGCCCCCGCCGCGCCCGCCCACGAGGTCTACACCGGCGTCCTCTACGAGCATCTCGGCCTCGGCGCGTTCGCCGACACCGACCGCGTCCTGATCGCCAGCGCCCTCTGGGGCTTCGTCCGGCCCAGCGACCGCATCCCGGCCTACCGCCTGAGCATGGGCGCGACGCTCCCGCGGATCCCGTCGCTGCCCGCCCTCTGGCGTGACCCGCTCAGGAAGGCCGTGCCCGACGAGGGCCTGATCGTCGACATGCGCTCCGGCGCCTACACGGCGGCCTGGAAGCCGAAGGCGGCCACGCTCGTCGGCGTCCGCGCGTTCGAGAACGGCAAGACGATCAGCCACATGGTCAAGGCCACGCGCGGTGACGTCGCGCGCATCCTGCTGTCCGGCGACCCGGTCGAGACGCCGGAGGACGTGGCGAGCGCGGTCCGCGCCGCAGGCCACGAGGTCGAGCTGTCAGGCAGCGGACGGTCCTGGACGGTCGACGTACTCAAGTAG
- a CDS encoding SDR family oxidoreductase: MSKVWFITGTSKGFGRIWAEAALERGDRVVATARNAATLADLVDRYGDNVLALQLDVTDKAAVGASVKRAHEHFGRLDVVVNNAGYGLFGMVEEVSEEQARAQLETNLFGALWVTQAALPILREQGAGHIIQVSSIGGVNAFPMVGLYHASKWGLEGFSQSLAQEVAGFGIKVTLVEPTGFSTDWSGPSSAQAEQNPAYAEYREQVQAARKQRLGTPGDPNATGPAILKVVDAEEPPLRVFFGVGLLDQIKAEYGKRIETWEQWDDVAVAAHGLKETAE, from the coding sequence ATGTCGAAGGTCTGGTTCATCACCGGCACGTCGAAGGGCTTCGGCCGCATCTGGGCCGAGGCGGCGCTGGAACGCGGCGACCGCGTCGTCGCCACCGCCCGCAACGCGGCCACGCTCGCCGACCTCGTCGACCGCTACGGCGACAACGTCCTCGCGCTCCAGCTCGACGTCACCGACAAGGCCGCCGTCGGGGCGTCGGTCAAGCGGGCGCACGAGCACTTCGGGCGGCTCGACGTCGTCGTCAACAACGCCGGCTACGGCCTGTTCGGGATGGTCGAGGAGGTATCGGAGGAGCAGGCGCGCGCGCAGCTCGAGACGAACCTGTTCGGCGCGCTGTGGGTCACGCAGGCGGCGCTCCCGATCCTGCGCGAGCAGGGCGCCGGGCACATCATCCAGGTGTCCTCGATCGGCGGCGTGAACGCGTTCCCGATGGTCGGCCTCTACCACGCGTCCAAGTGGGGGCTGGAGGGCTTCAGCCAGTCGCTGGCGCAGGAGGTCGCGGGCTTCGGGATCAAGGTGACGCTGGTCGAGCCGACCGGCTTCTCGACCGACTGGTCCGGCCCGTCGTCCGCCCAGGCCGAGCAGAACCCGGCCTACGCGGAGTACCGCGAGCAGGTGCAGGCGGCGCGCAAGCAGCGCCTCGGCACCCCGGGCGACCCGAACGCCACCGGCCCCGCGATCCTGAAGGTCGTCGACGCGGAGGAGCCGCCGCTGCGCGTGTTCTTCGGCGTCGGCCTGCTCGACCAGATCAAGGCCGAGTACGGCAAGCGGATCGAGACGTGGGAGCAGTGGGACGACGTCGCCGTCGCCGCCCACGGCCTGAAGGAGACCGCGGAGTGA
- the ligD gene encoding non-homologous end-joining DNA ligase, whose amino-acid sequence MKAVLTDARFSDPDWIFERKLDGIRCIAIRDGGAVRMLSRNDLSLNDRYPAIGAALDAQSRTRFAVDGEIVSASGRFQDRSGPFLFHVFDVLWLDGEDVRGFPLLERKARLRDALSWQDPVRLVEYREEAGEAMFAEACASGWEGVIAKRADSVYTDKRSKDWLKFKCEHGQELVIGGFTPPKGSRTEFGALLVGVYEGDRLHYAGKVGTGFDRAELARLAALLRPLAREDAPFYDAPRFRDVTWVEPSLVAQVGFAEWTNDGRLRHPRYLGQRIDKDPRAVVRE is encoded by the coding sequence ATGAAGGCGGTTCTGACCGATGCGCGCTTCTCCGATCCCGACTGGATCTTCGAGCGCAAGCTGGACGGCATCCGGTGCATCGCGATCCGCGACGGCGGCGCGGTGCGGATGCTGTCGCGCAACGACCTGTCCCTGAACGACCGGTACCCGGCGATCGGGGCCGCCTTGGACGCGCAGTCGCGGACCCGGTTCGCGGTGGACGGCGAGATCGTCAGCGCGTCCGGCAGGTTCCAGGACCGCTCCGGCCCCTTCCTCTTCCACGTGTTCGACGTGCTCTGGCTCGACGGCGAGGACGTGCGGGGCTTCCCCCTGCTCGAGCGCAAGGCGCGGCTGCGGGACGCGCTGTCGTGGCAGGACCCGGTGCGTCTCGTCGAGTACCGCGAGGAGGCCGGCGAGGCGATGTTCGCCGAGGCCTGCGCGTCGGGGTGGGAGGGCGTGATCGCCAAGCGGGCCGACTCCGTCTACACGGACAAGCGCTCCAAGGACTGGCTCAAGTTCAAGTGCGAGCACGGCCAGGAGCTGGTGATCGGCGGCTTCACGCCGCCCAAGGGCTCGCGCACGGAGTTCGGCGCGCTGCTCGTCGGCGTGTACGAGGGCGACCGGTTGCACTACGCCGGCAAGGTCGGCACGGGCTTCGACCGTGCCGAGCTGGCCCGCCTGGCGGCGCTGCTGCGGCCGTTGGCGCGCGAGGACGCCCCGTTCTACGACGCGCCGCGGTTCCGCGACGTCACCTGGGTCGAGCCGTCGCTGGTCGCTCAGGTCGGGTTCGCCGAGTGGACCAACGACGGACGGCTTCGCCACCCGCGCTACCTCGGGCAGCGCATCGACAAGGACCCGCGGGCGGTCGTCCGCGAGTAA
- the gndA gene encoding NADP-dependent phosphogluconate dehydrogenase, whose product MSQIGVTGLAVMGANLARNIARRGVPIAVHNRTASKTHDFVSEFGSEGNFTGSDSLEEFVQSLERPRRIIVMVKAGAPVDGVIEDLVPLLDKDDIIIDAGNSHFVDTRRREQYLTEKGLRFIGTGVSGGEEGALNGPSIMPGGPRAAYGEVEEIFTTIAAQVDGEPCCAYIGADGAGHYVKMVHNGIEYADMQLIAEAYDLLRHGIGLDVPTIKGIFDEWNTGDLESFLIEITATVLGKTDAATGNPLIDVIVDQAEQKGTGRWTAQDALEQGVPLTGITEAVFARSLSALRDQRKAASGYLAGPQPGGLSESLVDDIRKALYASKVVAYAQGFEQMASAARTYDWDLQMGELAKIWRGGCIIRARFLNRITESYAETPDLVNLLMAPYFRDAVADAQDAWRKVIVSAVDQGIAVPAFSSSLAYYDGYRRERGPANLIQGQRDFFGAHTYRRVDKEGSFHTRWSQDGTEVKTD is encoded by the coding sequence ATGAGCCAGATCGGAGTCACGGGGCTCGCCGTCATGGGGGCGAACCTCGCGCGCAACATCGCCCGCCGCGGCGTGCCCATCGCCGTACACAACCGCACAGCCTCTAAGACGCACGACTTCGTATCCGAGTTCGGGTCCGAAGGCAACTTCACCGGTAGCGACTCGCTCGAGGAGTTCGTGCAGTCGCTGGAGCGGCCGCGCCGCATCATCGTCATGGTCAAGGCGGGCGCGCCCGTCGACGGCGTGATCGAGGACCTCGTCCCCTTGCTCGACAAGGACGACATCATCATCGACGCCGGCAACTCCCACTTCGTGGACACGCGCCGGCGCGAGCAGTACCTGACCGAGAAGGGCCTGCGCTTCATCGGCACCGGCGTGTCCGGTGGCGAGGAGGGCGCGCTCAACGGCCCGTCGATCATGCCGGGCGGCCCGCGCGCCGCGTACGGCGAGGTCGAGGAGATCTTCACCACGATCGCCGCGCAGGTCGACGGCGAGCCGTGCTGCGCGTACATCGGCGCCGACGGCGCCGGCCACTACGTGAAGATGGTCCACAACGGCATCGAGTACGCCGACATGCAGCTGATCGCGGAGGCCTACGACCTCCTGCGTCACGGCATCGGCCTCGACGTGCCCACGATCAAGGGCATCTTCGACGAGTGGAACACGGGTGACCTCGAGTCGTTCCTGATCGAGATCACGGCCACGGTCCTGGGCAAGACGGACGCCGCCACCGGCAACCCGCTGATCGACGTGATCGTCGACCAGGCCGAGCAGAAGGGCACCGGCCGCTGGACCGCCCAGGACGCGCTCGAGCAGGGCGTGCCGCTGACCGGCATCACCGAGGCCGTGTTCGCCCGCTCGCTGTCCGCCCTGCGTGACCAGCGCAAGGCCGCGTCCGGCTACCTCGCCGGCCCGCAGCCGGGTGGCCTGTCCGAGTCCCTCGTCGACGACATCCGCAAGGCGCTCTACGCCTCCAAGGTCGTCGCCTACGCGCAGGGCTTCGAGCAGATGGCCTCGGCCGCCCGGACGTACGACTGGGACCTGCAGATGGGCGAGCTGGCGAAGATCTGGCGCGGCGGCTGCATCATCCGCGCCCGCTTCCTCAACCGCATCACGGAGTCCTACGCCGAGACGCCGGACCTCGTGAACCTGCTGATGGCGCCGTACTTCCGCGACGCCGTCGCCGACGCTCAGGACGCCTGGCGCAAGGTGATCGTGTCCGCGGTCGACCAGGGCATCGCCGTCCCGGCGTTCTCCAGCTCGCTGGCCTACTACGACGGCTACCGCCGCGAGCGCGGACCGGCGAACCTGATCCAGGGCCAGCGCGACTTCTTCGGCGCGCACACCTACCGCCGCGTGGACAAGGAAGGCTCCTTCCACACGCGCTGGTCGCAGGACGGCACCGAAGTGAAGACCGACTAG
- a CDS encoding TetR/AcrR family transcriptional regulator: MRADAARNREKLLHAAAEEFALRGSSASLEAVARRAGVGIGTLYRHFPTREDLVAAAYAAEVDDLRAAADELLAAYPPEEALARWMDRFVDYTATKRGMAGVLDADMRAATAGKIPAAIGLLLSAGAEAGTLRPDVDVEDVRGMIAAVWQITDGERARRMLGVLLDGLKVVSSSSRPAD; encoded by the coding sequence ATGCGTGCCGATGCTGCCCGAAATCGTGAGAAGCTCCTCCACGCCGCCGCGGAGGAGTTCGCGCTGCGCGGGTCCTCCGCCTCGCTGGAGGCGGTGGCTCGGCGGGCGGGGGTCGGGATCGGCACGCTCTACCGCCACTTCCCCACGCGCGAGGACCTCGTCGCCGCGGCGTACGCCGCCGAGGTGGACGACCTGCGCGCGGCAGCCGACGAGCTGCTCGCCGCGTACCCGCCGGAGGAGGCGCTCGCGCGCTGGATGGATCGCTTCGTCGACTACACGGCGACCAAGCGCGGGATGGCCGGCGTGCTCGACGCCGACATGCGCGCGGCCACCGCGGGGAAGATCCCGGCGGCGATCGGGCTGCTGCTCTCGGCCGGAGCGGAGGCGGGCACGCTGCGGCCGGACGTGGACGTCGAGGACGTGCGCGGGATGATCGCCGCGGTGTGGCAGATCACCGACGGCGAGCGCGCCCGCCGCATGCTCGGCGTGCTGCTCGACGGGCTGAAGGTCGTATCTTCGTCCAGTCGCCCTGCTGACTGA
- a CDS encoding nuclear transport factor 2 family protein: MARPDYYGNPAGLTEEIETVRALYDAFERRDVDAMLAAISDDCELFLEGTARLAGRSEPYRGHAGLREYLADVERLWEELVLHATDYRAVPGSVIVMGHITGRREGLDVRRASVWTWKVTAGRATSVKAADLGDMA; the protein is encoded by the coding sequence GTGGCGCGCCCCGACTACTACGGCAACCCGGCCGGTCTCACGGAGGAGATCGAGACCGTCCGCGCGCTCTACGACGCCTTCGAGCGCCGGGATGTCGACGCGATGCTCGCCGCCATCAGCGACGACTGCGAGCTGTTCCTCGAGGGCACCGCGCGCCTCGCCGGCCGCAGCGAGCCCTACCGTGGCCACGCCGGCCTGCGCGAGTACCTCGCCGACGTCGAGCGCCTCTGGGAGGAGCTCGTGCTCCACGCCACCGACTACCGGGCCGTCCCCGGCTCGGTCATCGTGATGGGGCACATCACCGGCCGTCGCGAGGGCCTGGACGTGCGCCGCGCCTCCGTCTGGACCTGGAAGGTCACCGCCGGCCGGGCCACCTCGGTCAAGGCCGCCGACCTCGGCGACATGGCCTGA
- a CDS encoding group III truncated hemoglobin, with the protein MPKQDIETREDVERLVRAFYVHAMDDAMIGYLFTDVAKLDLEAHVPEITSFWATILLGEQSYRGGAFRPHAELHFKSPLRAGHFERWLTLWTATVDELFEGPRAGYAKHHATRVARAFYGRIETIGQPAPPGGGFAVTQHGPV; encoded by the coding sequence GTGCCCAAGCAGGACATCGAGACCCGCGAAGACGTCGAGCGGCTCGTTCGCGCCTTCTACGTCCACGCGATGGACGACGCGATGATCGGCTACCTGTTCACCGACGTCGCCAAGCTCGACCTCGAGGCCCACGTCCCCGAGATCACCTCCTTCTGGGCGACGATCCTGCTGGGCGAGCAGAGCTACCGCGGCGGTGCCTTCCGGCCCCACGCCGAGCTGCACTTCAAGTCGCCGCTCCGCGCCGGCCACTTCGAACGCTGGCTCACCCTCTGGACCGCCACCGTCGACGAGCTCTTCGAGGGCCCGCGCGCCGGCTACGCCAAGCACCACGCGACCCGCGTCGCCCGCGCCTTCTACGGCCGGATCGAGACGATCGGCCAGCCCGCCCCTCCGGGCGGCGGCTTCGCCGTCACGCAGCACGGACCCGTCTGA
- a CDS encoding methyl-accepting chemotaxis protein yields the protein MNPFNAAAALMARLTYARKFLLVGLVLLAPAGFALHAYWQVQGETIAFAESERAGVAFVIPANQLVLDVVAARSAAVRGDAVDAQAVQAAIAAVDRADGAVIGVDGAWKETRAAVLEAIGSKPAPGKAAYEAYEPAVAATLGLVIKAGDGSKLILDPDLDSYYVMDALITKLPAIADGTGRVNDLQTVAETMDDRIALAAAENSLAGTIAAMRNGFKTSFEETADASLQPALEKLAAGRDVRAIEQAAAPALDALLVTRIDTFSAARLKIALLVVAGALIAVFLFVGFFLSTRRGVRQISDRLHSLRDHCVADLSGALRSMSEGDLTVQVTSITPPITDISRDELGEVAESVNRIRESTAGSIDAYNAMRASLAELIGTVSSNAGSVSAASQQMAASSQETGRAVGDIAAAVNDVAQGAERQVRLVESTRSAVQEAARAAEASASTARATSEAAESVRVAAGQGAATAETASESITRIAASASAAGAAIQDLSERSGRIGGIVDTITAIAEQTNLLALNAAIEAARAGEAGRGFAVVAEEVRKLAEESQDAARQISVLVGEIQAETVRVVDVVAESRRETEAGVATVASTRSAFEAIGATVEEMTARVSEITAAVEQIAAEAARAEREVDDVASVAESSSASAEQVSASTHETGASAQEIAASAAGLSRTAADLDALVGRFVVTAG from the coding sequence ATGAACCCGTTCAACGCCGCTGCCGCGCTCATGGCGCGGCTGACGTACGCTCGCAAGTTCCTGCTGGTGGGGTTGGTCCTCCTCGCGCCGGCCGGCTTCGCGCTGCACGCGTACTGGCAGGTGCAGGGCGAGACGATCGCCTTCGCCGAGAGCGAACGTGCCGGCGTCGCCTTCGTGATCCCCGCCAACCAGCTCGTGCTGGACGTCGTCGCCGCACGGTCGGCGGCGGTGCGCGGCGACGCGGTCGACGCGCAGGCCGTGCAGGCCGCGATCGCCGCCGTGGACCGCGCCGACGGGGCCGTGATCGGCGTCGACGGTGCCTGGAAGGAGACGCGCGCCGCCGTGCTCGAGGCGATCGGGTCCAAGCCCGCGCCCGGCAAGGCCGCCTACGAGGCGTACGAGCCGGCCGTCGCGGCCACGCTCGGGCTCGTGATCAAAGCCGGCGACGGCTCCAAGCTGATCCTCGACCCTGACCTCGACTCCTACTACGTCATGGACGCGCTGATCACGAAGCTGCCGGCGATCGCCGACGGCACCGGGCGCGTGAACGACCTGCAGACGGTCGCGGAGACGATGGACGACCGGATCGCGCTCGCCGCGGCGGAGAACTCGCTGGCCGGGACGATCGCCGCGATGCGCAACGGCTTCAAGACGTCATTCGAGGAGACCGCGGACGCGTCGCTGCAGCCGGCGCTCGAGAAGCTCGCCGCCGGCCGTGACGTCCGCGCCATCGAGCAGGCCGCCGCGCCCGCGCTCGACGCGCTGCTGGTCACGCGGATCGACACGTTCTCCGCGGCGCGGCTGAAGATCGCGCTGCTCGTGGTGGCCGGCGCGCTGATCGCCGTGTTCCTGTTCGTGGGCTTCTTCCTCTCGACGCGCCGCGGCGTGCGCCAGATCTCCGACCGCCTGCACTCGCTGCGCGACCACTGCGTGGCGGACCTCAGCGGCGCGCTGCGCAGCATGTCCGAAGGCGATCTGACCGTGCAGGTGACCTCGATCACGCCGCCGATCACGGACATCTCGCGCGACGAGCTCGGGGAGGTCGCGGAGTCGGTCAACCGGATCCGGGAGAGCACGGCCGGGTCGATCGACGCCTACAACGCGATGCGGGCGTCGCTGGCCGAGCTGATCGGGACCGTGTCCTCGAACGCCGGCTCGGTGTCGGCGGCGTCGCAGCAGATGGCGGCGTCCTCGCAGGAGACCGGCCGGGCGGTGGGCGACATCGCCGCGGCCGTCAATGATGTGGCGCAGGGGGCGGAGCGGCAGGTGCGGCTCGTCGAGTCGACGCGCTCCGCCGTGCAGGAGGCCGCCCGCGCGGCGGAGGCTTCGGCGTCCACCGCGCGGGCGACGTCCGAGGCCGCCGAGAGCGTGCGCGTCGCGGCCGGCCAGGGGGCCGCGACCGCGGAGACCGCGAGCGAGTCGATCACGCGCATCGCCGCCTCGGCCTCGGCCGCCGGCGCGGCGATCCAGGACCTGTCGGAGCGCTCCGGCCGGATCGGCGGGATCGTCGACACGATCACCGCGATCGCCGAGCAGACGAACCTGCTGGCGCTCAACGCGGCGATCGAGGCGGCGCGCGCCGGCGAAGCCGGGCGCGGGTTCGCGGTCGTGGCCGAGGAGGTGCGCAAGCTCGCGGAGGAGTCGCAGGACGCAGCGCGCCAGATCTCCGTGCTGGTCGGCGAGATCCAGGCCGAGACCGTGCGGGTCGTCGACGTGGTCGCCGAGTCGCGGCGGGAGACCGAGGCGGGCGTGGCGACGGTCGCGTCCACGCGGTCGGCGTTCGAGGCGATCGGCGCGACGGTCGAGGAGATGACCGCGCGCGTGTCCGAGATCACCGCGGCCGTCGAGCAGATCGCCGCCGAGGCGGCGCGCGCCGAGCGCGAGGTCGACGACGTGGCCTCGGTCGCCGAGTCCTCCTCCGCGTCGGCCGAGCAGGTGTCCGCGAGCACGCACGAGACGGGCGCCTCGGCGCAGGAGATCGCGGCGTCGGCCGCGGGGCTCTCGCGCACGGCGGCCGACCTCGACGCGCTCGTCGGCCGGTTCGTCGTCACCGCTGGGTAG
- a CDS encoding ATP-binding protein, which produces MKLLGRHAEREALAGLLDAVRAGESRALVLRGEAGIGKSALLAHAAERATGCRVVRTAGVPSETGLAFAGLHQLCATMLDGLDTLAAPQANALGTAFGLRSGPPPDRFLVGLALLGLLGEAARERPLVCLVDDAQWLDPASAQALAFVARRLLAESVGMVIAVRSTGADDGWSGLPERVVRGLGGSDARALLASAFRGPIDDPVRERIVAEAHGNPLALLELPRTLELAGGFGLPGGAHVSTLLLESFQRRVEALPDDTRALLLVAAVEPAGTSMLTWTAAARLGIRPEAAAPAEAAELCRFGSVIRFRHPLVRSAVYAAADEEEQRAVHRALAEAIDPATDPQRRAWHRAHGATGPDEEIAAELERSAALAQARGGLAAAAAFLVRAMELTPAAEGRSRRALAAAQATHQAGAPTEATQLLWTAEAGPLDELDRAHVDVLRAQIAFAEHRGREAPALLLRAARRLEPLDLLAARDTYLDALTAATIAGGLSSDSPPAVVARAALAAPQPPDGPRPADLLLDGMALLAAEGYPAAMPTLRRALQAFREDRLPADVGLRWLWYASHAALDVWDDEGWELLAVRHVALARETGALSVLPVALNTRAGVHLGLGELDRAYAALEEARVLSDATGGPSTAFVELALAGVRGDAAEVARLTELTVRDATHRGEGIAVNVAHWAHAVLANGRGEFDEALKAARQATVNPDEVWTTAYGAVELIEAAARTGAVELASTHLQRLAVATQASGSPFALGMEARCRALISEGEAADALYREAIAALENTRVRVELARAQLLYGEWLRREQRRLEAREQLRAALEHFTDMGLEAFAARAEGELRATGGAMHRRPPETGAGLTAQEEQIARLAREGLSNPAIGARLFVSPRTVEYHLHKVFTKLGIRSRAQLVDALEPEHP; this is translated from the coding sequence GTGAAGCTTCTGGGCCGCCACGCGGAGCGCGAAGCCCTTGCCGGGCTGCTGGACGCCGTCCGGGCCGGCGAGAGCCGCGCGCTCGTCCTGCGCGGCGAGGCGGGGATCGGCAAGTCGGCGCTGCTGGCCCACGCGGCCGAGCGCGCGACCGGTTGCCGCGTGGTCCGGACGGCGGGCGTGCCGTCGGAGACCGGGTTGGCCTTCGCCGGGCTGCACCAGCTGTGCGCGACCATGCTCGACGGGCTCGACACGCTGGCCGCTCCCCAGGCGAACGCCCTCGGCACCGCGTTCGGCCTGCGCTCGGGTCCTCCCCCCGACCGGTTCCTGGTCGGCCTCGCGCTGCTCGGCCTGCTCGGCGAGGCCGCCCGCGAGCGGCCGCTCGTCTGCCTGGTCGACGACGCGCAGTGGCTCGACCCCGCGTCGGCGCAGGCGTTGGCGTTCGTCGCCCGGCGGTTGCTGGCCGAGTCGGTCGGCATGGTCATCGCGGTCCGCTCCACGGGGGCGGACGACGGCTGGTCGGGCCTGCCCGAGCGTGTCGTCCGTGGCTTGGGCGGGAGCGACGCCCGCGCGCTGCTGGCGTCGGCGTTCCGCGGGCCGATCGACGACCCGGTGCGCGAGCGGATCGTCGCCGAGGCGCACGGCAACCCGCTCGCGCTGCTCGAGCTGCCCCGCACGCTGGAGCTGGCGGGTGGGTTCGGGCTGCCCGGCGGGGCACACGTGTCGACGCTGCTGTTGGAGAGCTTCCAGCGCCGTGTGGAGGCGCTCCCGGACGACACGCGGGCGCTGCTGCTCGTCGCCGCCGTCGAGCCCGCGGGCACGAGCATGCTGACGTGGACGGCCGCCGCGCGCCTCGGGATCCGGCCGGAGGCGGCCGCGCCCGCCGAGGCGGCCGAGCTGTGCCGGTTCGGGTCCGTGATCCGCTTCCGCCATCCGCTCGTCCGCTCCGCGGTCTACGCCGCCGCCGACGAGGAGGAGCAGCGTGCCGTGCACCGCGCGTTGGCGGAGGCGATCGACCCGGCCACGGACCCGCAGCGCCGCGCGTGGCATCGGGCCCACGGCGCCACCGGACCCGACGAGGAGATCGCCGCGGAGCTGGAGCGTTCGGCGGCGCTCGCGCAGGCGCGCGGCGGCCTGGCGGCGGCCGCGGCGTTCCTCGTCCGCGCGATGGAGCTCACGCCTGCGGCGGAAGGCCGGTCCCGGCGCGCGCTGGCCGCGGCGCAGGCCACGCACCAGGCCGGCGCGCCGACGGAAGCGACCCAGCTGCTGTGGACCGCGGAGGCCGGGCCGCTGGACGAGCTCGACCGGGCGCACGTGGACGTCCTGCGCGCGCAGATCGCGTTCGCCGAGCATCGCGGGCGCGAGGCCCCGGCGCTGCTGCTGCGCGCCGCACGGCGACTCGAGCCGCTCGACCTGCTGGCCGCACGCGACACGTACCTGGACGCGCTGACCGCCGCGACCATCGCCGGCGGCCTGTCGAGCGACTCCCCGCCGGCCGTCGTCGCCCGCGCGGCGCTCGCCGCTCCCCAGCCGCCGGACGGCCCACGGCCGGCCGACCTGCTCCTGGACGGCATGGCGCTCCTCGCCGCGGAGGGCTACCCGGCGGCGATGCCCACGCTGCGGCGTGCGCTCCAGGCCTTCCGCGAGGACCGGCTCCCCGCGGACGTCGGGCTGCGCTGGCTCTGGTACGCCTCCCACGCGGCCCTCGACGTCTGGGACGACGAGGGCTGGGAGCTGCTGGCCGTCCGCCATGTCGCGCTCGCCCGCGAGACCGGGGCGCTGAGCGTGCTGCCGGTCGCGCTGAACACGCGGGCCGGGGTGCACCTCGGGCTCGGCGAGCTCGACCGGGCGTACGCGGCGCTCGAGGAGGCCCGGGTGTTGAGCGACGCGACCGGCGGGCCGAGCACGGCGTTCGTCGAGCTGGCGCTGGCCGGCGTGCGCGGCGACGCGGCCGAGGTGGCGCGGCTGACCGAGCTGACGGTGCGCGACGCGACGCACCGCGGCGAGGGCATCGCGGTCAACGTCGCGCACTGGGCGCACGCGGTGCTCGCGAACGGCCGCGGCGAGTTCGACGAGGCGCTGAAGGCGGCGCGCCAGGCGACCGTCAACCCGGACGAGGTCTGGACCACCGCGTACGGCGCGGTCGAGCTGATCGAGGCGGCCGCCCGGACGGGCGCGGTCGAGCTGGCGAGCACGCACCTGCAGCGGCTCGCGGTCGCGACCCAGGCCAGCGGCAGCCCGTTCGCCCTGGGCATGGAGGCGCGCTGCCGCGCGCTGATCAGCGAAGGCGAGGCGGCCGACGCGCTCTACCGGGAGGCGATCGCGGCGCTCGAGAACACCCGTGTCCGCGTCGAGCTGGCCCGCGCACAGCTGCTCTACGGCGAGTGGCTGCGTCGCGAGCAGCGGCGCCTCGAGGCGCGCGAGCAGCTGCGCGCCGCGCTCGAGCACTTCACGGACATGGGGCTCGAAGCGTTCGCCGCGCGCGCCGAGGGCGAGCTGCGCGCGACGGGCGGCGCGATGCACCGGCGCCCGCCCGAGACCGGTGCCGGGCTGACGGCGCAGGAGGAGCAGATCGCCCGGCTGGCGCGCGAGGGCCTCAGCAACCCGGCGATCGGCGCGCGGCTGTTCGTCAGCCCACGCACGGTCGAGTACCACCTGCACAAGGTCTTCACCAAGCTCGGCATCCGGTCACGCGCGCAGCTCGTGGACGCGCTCGAGCCCGAGCACCCTTAA
- a CDS encoding DNA polymerase ligase N-terminal domain-containing protein — MPRYVIQLHQARALHYDFRLEVDGVLRSWAVPKGPSEDPAEKRLAVQVPDHSLAHGDYEGPNVEIWDRGTYEPLTPDFAAALDGGHASFVLDGERLQGGWTLHRTSDGEKPQWLLIKRRD, encoded by the coding sequence ATGCCGCGGTACGTGATCCAGCTCCACCAGGCGCGCGCGCTGCACTACGACTTCCGGCTGGAGGTCGACGGCGTGCTGCGGTCGTGGGCGGTGCCGAAGGGACCGTCCGAGGACCCGGCGGAGAAGCGGCTCGCCGTCCAGGTCCCCGATCACTCGCTGGCACACGGCGACTACGAGGGCCCGAACGTCGAGATCTGGGATCGCGGGACCTATGAGCCGCTGACGCCCGACTTCGCGGCGGCGCTGGACGGCGGGCACGCCTCGTTCGTGCTCGACGGCGAGCGCTTGCAGGGCGGATGGACGCTGCACCGGACAAGCGACGGGGAGAAGCCGCAGTGGCTGCTGATCAAGAGGCGCGACTGA